A part of Acidimicrobiales bacterium genomic DNA contains:
- the prmC gene encoding peptide chain release factor N(5)-glutamine methyltransferase yields the protein MTGPSEVPSEPGQGGLAWRALLREAEDRCRAAGLPHPEVDARCLVERASGSEGGLFAAGLDDPATERGVAFFDVMLQRRLTGEPLQYVVGRWGFRTLDLFVDRRVLIPRPETEQVVEAALGEAACRPRPLVLVDLGTGSGAIALSLAAELRGDVEVWATDASPRALEVASANLAGIGRGATRVRLAEGSWFGALPAHLRGRVDLVVANPPYVAAGEVLPAEVADWEPAEALVAGPTGLECIEAILAAAPGWISPGGAAVLEIGDTQGGAATALARAAGFERVEVRPDLAGRDRILVAT from the coding sequence ATGACCGGTCCGTCCGAGGTCCCGTCCGAACCGGGCCAGGGCGGCCTCGCCTGGCGAGCCCTCCTCCGCGAGGCCGAGGATCGCTGCCGGGCCGCGGGGTTGCCGCACCCCGAGGTCGACGCCCGCTGCCTGGTCGAGCGGGCCTCCGGCAGCGAGGGCGGCCTCTTCGCCGCCGGCCTGGACGACCCGGCGACCGAGCGGGGGGTCGCGTTCTTCGACGTGATGCTGCAGCGGCGCCTGACCGGCGAGCCGCTGCAGTACGTCGTCGGCCGCTGGGGGTTCCGCACGCTCGACCTGTTCGTCGACCGACGGGTGCTGATCCCGCGGCCGGAGACCGAGCAGGTGGTCGAGGCCGCGCTGGGCGAGGCAGCCTGCCGCCCCCGTCCCCTGGTGTTGGTGGACCTGGGCACGGGGTCGGGGGCGATCGCCCTCTCGCTGGCCGCCGAGCTGCGCGGCGACGTGGAGGTGTGGGCGACGGACGCCTCGCCCCGGGCCCTCGAGGTCGCGAGCGCGAACCTGGCCGGGATCGGCAGGGGTGCCACGCGCGTCCGCCTGGCCGAGGGCTCGTGGTTCGGCGCGCTGCCGGCGCACCTGCGGGGCCGCGTCGACCTGGTGGTCGCCAACCCGCCCTACGTCGCCGCGGGCGAGGTCCTGCCGGCCGAGGTCGCCGACTGGGAGCCCGCCGAGGCGCTGGTGGCAGGGCCCACCGGCCTCGAGTGCATCGAGGCGATCCTCGCCGCCGCCCCCGGCTGGATCTCCCCCGGCGGCGCAGCGGTGCTCGAGATCGGCGACACCCAGGGCGGCGCGGCCACCGCGCTCGCCCGCGCCGCCGGCTTCGAGCGGGTCGAGGTGCGGCCCGACCTGGCCGGCCGGGACCGGATCCTCGTCGCCACCTGA
- a CDS encoding zinc-binding dehydrogenase: protein MRAATMRNWELRVDEVPEPVPGPGQALVRTLACGICGSDLHLLRHGARQLALTAELSEGLPPDPTRPVALDPAHDVVMGHEFCAEVVELGPDCHNLNVGDRVVSMPVAFDAGGVHALGFSNRYPGGYAELMVLNDTLALQVPNGLDHRLAALTEPLAVGVHAVNKSGIVQGEAALVLGCGPVGLAVIADLAMRGIEPIVAADFSPTRRRLAAHLGAHEVVDPRDERAIDAWRRVDGTRPLVIFEAVGVPGMIDQAMVMAPRATRILVVGACMEDDTIRPLAGIGRELTIQFALAYEPHEFAGALQAIAEGRVDVAPLITGTVDVDGVPQAFVDLADPEAHAKILVEPGA from the coding sequence ATGCGCGCTGCCACCATGCGCAACTGGGAGCTGCGGGTCGACGAGGTGCCCGAGCCGGTGCCGGGTCCCGGCCAGGCGCTCGTGCGCACCCTCGCCTGCGGGATCTGCGGATCCGACCTGCACCTGCTCCGGCACGGCGCCCGCCAGCTGGCCCTCACGGCCGAGCTGAGCGAGGGGCTGCCGCCCGACCCGACGAGGCCGGTGGCCCTGGACCCGGCCCACGACGTCGTCATGGGCCACGAGTTCTGCGCCGAGGTGGTCGAGCTGGGGCCCGACTGCCACAACCTGAACGTGGGCGACCGGGTCGTGTCGATGCCGGTGGCCTTCGACGCCGGCGGCGTGCACGCGCTCGGGTTCTCCAACCGCTACCCGGGCGGCTACGCCGAGCTCATGGTGCTGAACGACACGCTGGCCCTGCAGGTGCCGAACGGCCTCGACCACCGGCTGGCCGCGCTCACCGAGCCCCTCGCGGTGGGCGTGCACGCCGTGAACAAGTCAGGCATCGTGCAGGGCGAGGCCGCGCTGGTGCTGGGCTGCGGTCCCGTCGGCCTGGCCGTCATCGCCGACCTGGCCATGCGCGGCATCGAGCCCATCGTCGCCGCCGACTTCTCGCCGACCCGCAGGCGCCTGGCGGCCCACCTCGGCGCCCACGAGGTCGTGGACCCCCGCGACGAGCGGGCGATCGACGCCTGGCGCCGGGTCGACGGCACGCGACCCCTGGTGATCTTCGAGGCCGTGGGCGTGCCCGGCATGATCGACCAGGCGATGGTCATGGCGCCCCGTGCCACCCGCATCCTGGTGGTCGGCGCCTGCATGGAGGACGACACGATCCGCCCCCTGGCGGGCATCGGGCGCGAGCTCACCATCCAGTTCGCCCTCGCCTACGAGCCCCACGAGTTCGCGGGTGCCCTCCAGGCGATCGCCGAGGGCCGGGTGGACGTGGCGCCGCTCATCACCGGCACCGTCGACGTCGACGGCGTTCCCCAGGCCTTCGTCGACCTGGCCGACCCGGAGGCGCACGCCAAGATCCTCGTGGAGCCGGGGGCGTAG